One Candidatus Nitrososphaera evergladensis SR1 genomic window, GATCTGAGAAAGATCTACTACACGGACGTTCTTGAGGAGCTTTCAAAGGCAAGAAAGAGGGGAGTAAAGGTCAGGATACTGACAGACGTAGACTACTCGCTTGCAGCGACTGTCAAGGACTACGCTGGATATGCAGACATCAGACACACCAGGATTCCCGGAATGAGCATCCTGCTCGTCATTGACGAATCAGAGCTTGTGGTGTCGGCCACGACGAGGGCAGAAGGGGCGTCAGACGTGGCCCTGTGGATGAACGGCAAGAATTTTGTGGCAGGAATAAAAGGACTCTTGGGCGAAAGCTGGGAAAACGCCATCAGCGCCCAGACAAGGATAAACATCATGAAGGAAGGGGGCAAGGCCCTCCAGGACATCCTCATAGTCAGGGGCACGCAGTCGATAGGCGAGTTCTACAAGGGTATGCTTTCAAGGGCCAAAAAGAAGGTGTTGCACGTCTCTGTTCCGTACGATACCGAGTTTTTTGGACCCCTTGCAAGCGATGCGCTTGCGTGGGCGGGCAGAAAGGTGGACATGCAGGTCCTGACTGCAATCGACAACTCATCCCTTGGCGACGTAAAAGACCTTGGCGGCAACAAGTGCAAGGTCCGGCACATAGACGCAAAGGCAGGGGTCAACATCACAATCGTCGACGGAGAGGAAGTCATGCTTACGCCGGCGGCCGGAGGAGCGAAGAGCCGCAGCCAGAGCGCGATATGGTCAAACGTGCGCGACTATGTCGAGCATTACAGGATAATGTTTGACAACCTCTGGTCTTCTTCATCAACTGAAATGGCTGACAGGATAGCGCTTGTGGAGGCACAGGCAAAGGCCGAAGAGATGGCATTGCAAATGCGCCGGACGCTTGAAAGCGCGGGCTTTAAGATTCAAAAGGCGATAAAAGGCACAAGCGGCCTTGTGCACGAGTTTTCCATCGTGGCTGCTGCAGGAGAGCACGACGCGGCCGCTGCTGCCGTCGTAGTCGACATAGCCGGTATTGAAAAGCCCGACCTGCAGACGGCAGTGATAGGATTTGTCGTCAAGTGCATGGACATAAAGGCAGACCACAAACTCCTAGTCACGCTTTTTGACCCTGCACAGGTGCAGGCGCCAGCAAGGTCCCTCAACAGCGATATCACGATTGCAAGTGCACAAGACGCCGAAAAGACGCTCAGAAAGATGCTGGGAATGAAGCAGCAGCCTAAACAACAGCAGATTACCACGACAGCATTAATTGATTAAGTGGGTTCGTGTGCATATTTTTGCACGCGTTTGCATGTATGTCCGTACGGATTTTGACACAATCCCCGTTTTATCCTTGGGCCCGTAAATCATAGACGATATTACGCCATGAGTAAAGCCAGTCTCAAAGATACCATCGTACATCATCATAGACAACAACACGAAAAAATATCACGACAACAACGACAGCAACACGTTTTTGGGCTCAACGCCCTGCGTAAGGGAGGCGGGCACGAATAATGAAGAATCCTCTTTCTCACAGCCTGAACGGGCGTCTGATCTCCCTCTTTGTAGCAATGTCCGTAGTTCCGCTAGTGGCAATCGCCATGCTCAGCTTCAACGCCGCCCAGGGAGCACTGAGTAACAAGATAAGCAACGAGCTGCATTCGCTTGCGGTAAGCAGGGCAGAGGCAGTGGAAATCCTGAACGAAATGCGCGTACAGCAAGCGTCAACCTTTGCCGCAGGAGAAAAGGTACAAGACCTGTTCCAGCTCTACAATGCCAAAGAAGCAGGGACTGGCGTTGACGAATCGCAACTGAAAGAGGCATCGAACACCCTTCTTGGCGAATTTTCCGAGTTCAAGGAAGCGACAGGAGGAAACGACGGATTCTACAAGATAAAGATGGTTTCAATGAAGGGCACGGTATTCTTTTCCTCCGACAGTTCAGAGGTAGGAAAGAACCTTGCGCAGGATGCGACCTTCCAAAAGGCAAAGCAGCAGCCGGTGTCGTTTGTAGAGTACGACGCAGACAAGAAGGAGGGCGCCCGCACGGTACTGGTCCCGGTGACCGCACACGGCGGACAGGACGTAATAGGCGTGGTGTACACCAGCGTGCCAACCCACGTTGCATCGCAAATTCTTCTGAACAGGGAGGGTCTTGGCGAAACTGGCGAGACGTACCTCGTAAACAGCGAGGGCCTGATGATATCAGAGTCAAGGTTCGTCCAGGGGGCCGCATTTAACCAGAGGGTCAACACCCTGCCAGTCACGGAGTGCTTTGAGAAAGGCACAACTGTAAACGGCATCTACCCAGACTATAGGGGAATACCAGTCTATGGCGCCTCGGCTTGCGTAAAGGAAGCAGGCATGGTGCTGCTTGCAGAGTATGATGTCGCAGAGATCAACGCGCCAATCACGCAGCTACAGAACCAGTACCTCCTGCTTGGAGGGCCTATAATGGGAGCAGTAGGCGTCGCGGCGTTTTTCATTTCGCGGTCGATTTCAAGGCCAATAGCCGTCATCAGCAAGGCGGCGCAGCGTGTAAGCGAGGGCAACCTGACCGTAAAGATGGGCGAAATAAGGTCCAAGGACGAGATCGGCGTGCTTTCCAAGTCGTTTACCGACATGGTCGCAAGCATACGCGAACTTGTGAGGCAGGCCCAGGACAATTCAATCACCATCTCATCCACTGCAGAGCAGATGGCCGCGTCGACCGAGGAAGTGAACGCATCCATCAACCAGGTATCAACTAGCGTACAGCAGATCGCAAAGGGAACGCAGGACCAGGCCAAGAGGCTTGAAGAGAACAACAGGATCGCAGAAGATCTAAGGACTACCATGAAAGGCGTGTCCAGGTCAGCAGAAGAAGTCGCAGGGCAGGCCATGCAGACAGGCAAGACGGCGCAGGCAGGCCAAACGGCCGCTTCTGACGCGGCACAGAGGATGACAAAGATACACGACTTTGTCAGCAAGGCAGTATCAGACATCAAGGGAATAAGCGAAAAGTCTGCCCAGATTGCATCTGCCCTTGGCGTCATCAACACCATCTCTGACAAGACCAACCTTCTTGCCCTAAACGCCGCCATAGAGGCTGCCAGGGCAGGAGAGGCGGGCAAGGGCTTTGCCGTCGTGGCAGACGAGGTAAAGCGCTTGGCCGAAGGGTCGCTCAAGGCATCTGAAGAGATAGCCAAGCTGGTAGACGAAATCAAGACGACCATCGAGGCGTCGGTGCAGAACATCGAGTCCGGCTCCAAGGAAGTGTACGAGGGAACAGACATCATAAACAGGGCCCTCTCGTCCCTTGAGGCCATATCCACGGAGGCGCTGCAGACTGCCAAGAGGGTTCAGGAAATAGCGTCGAGCACCCAGAACCAGGTCAGGGCGGCTGAAAACGTCACCAAGCTGACCGCAGAGGTGGCATCAGTTGCCGAAGAAACCGCAGCCTCGGCAGAAGAGGTTTCAGCGGCGACAGAGCAGCAGACGGCCAGCATGCAAGAAGTCACAAACGCGGCGCAAGAGCTTGCCAAGATAGCCGAAAAGTCGCAGGGTCTGATAACCAAGTTCAAGACCGACCACGCGGATGACGAGCAGCAAGAAAAAGAAGAAAAAAAAGCAACCGCCTCTTCCGTCCCTGCTGCCTCTGCTGCTGAAGAAACAGCCAAGTCAGGAGGACGCAAGCCGCTCAAGCTAAAGGCTCCTTTTGTAGTAAAGAAGGAGGGCCAGAAGCCCATGCTTGGCCAGATCAAAGTATTACATGGAAGGGGAGGAGATAAGGAAGAAGAAGAAGCAGTGAACTAGGGGTAAAATAACCACAGTCCCTTTTTTCCGCAGTGCCAGGAATCAGGCGTCGCTTGAAAGCCTGGCACTATTGCGGTATTCCACGATTGCTTCTCGTATTGAATCAAGAAGGTGCTTTAGCGCAGAATTTGAAAGCAGATAAAATTCGTCCACAGGAATGCCCAGCTGCCTGAACTCCTGGTACATCATTTCCCGCTCACCGCTACTGTTACCACTATTACCATTTTCTTTCATCATCAATGCAGGCAACCAACAAAATCGTATATTTGAATTTTATTATAGTATTCTCTATAACAAACCCGTACACTAGACATGCCACTTCAAGTAGCACGACTCGTCGCTTGTCTGGGCCACATAGTCCCGGCAGTCCATGCTCGCCCGGAACTTTAGAGCGACAAACGCGACGGGGTTGCTCTGAGTATCTAGGCCCAGCCTGGCCGCCAGGTCGGCCATATGGTACATGGCTGTAAAGAACGTGTAAAACCCAAGGATGCAGTAGGCGACAAGGTACAGAATCCCACGGGAGGCGCTCTTTCTCAATGTACTTGTACGTATGTTTTTTGACAGCCCAATTGTTATATACTTTTTTACCGGGCCACTTGCGCGCGGCGGTTGTCAAACCGTATTAGACATACTTTTCTTTTAATCGCCATTTGTCTACTGCCAACCTTATATGCACGTGGAACATGCACAGGAAAACACCAGGGACAACTCTTCGCTAGAGACCGTGGCCAAGCTGTCTGAGATGCTTTCGTCAAAGACAGAGACTGCAATCAACGAGATTGACCACATCAACGGGGAAACTCAGGTCCTTGCCATAAACGCGTTGATAGAGGCAAGCAGAGCGGGGGAGGCTGGCAAGGCCTTTAGCGTTGTGGCCGAGGAGATGAGCAGGCTTTCTCGAAAAATAGTAGACACCACTGACAAGCTGAGAAAAGAAAGCAGGGGCACCATAAGTGAGCTAAAGAACCTTATCAAGATGCAGGCGACAAACATCAGGGGCGTACGGCTCTCTGATCTTGCCTTGACCAACATCGACCTCATAGACCGCAACCTGTACGAAAGGTCGTGCGACGTCCGCTGGTGGGCAAAAGACGCAAGCATGGTCGCGGCGCTATCTGAAAAGACGCAGGAAGGGCGCGACATGGCATCTACGCGCCTTGGGGTGATACTGGATGCTTATACGGTATATTTCGACCTGGTCCTGTGCGACATTGACGGAAACGTCATTGCAAACGGCAGGCCGCAGCAGTTCAGGTCGCAGGGAACGAACCAGCGCAACGCCGCGTGGTTTGAATCGGCCATGAGCACCGCTTCAAACGACCAGTTTGGATTCCAGGCGGTACACAGGTCTCCTCTGGTAAACGACCAGATGGCTGTCATCTTTTCATGCTGCGTCAGGGAAAACTGCCAGAGCAACGGCAAGGTGCTTGGCGTCCTTGGAACGGTGTTCAACTGGGAGGCGCTGGCGCAAGAGATCGTCAACAAGACTCCTTTGAGCAGGGAAGAAAAAGCCAACAGCAGGGTTTGCATAGTAGACGGAAAAGGCACCGTCCTTGCGGACACCGACGGCAAGGTGCTTGAAGACAGCATACACTTTGCCGGAGACGCAGAGGTGTATGGCACAAGCAAGGGTTTTGTGATGAAAAAGTACAACGACAACGATTCCTGCATCGCGTACGCGGCTTCAACCGGCTATGAAACCTATTCTTCTGGCTGGCATTCAATAGTCATCCAAAAGCTGAATTCAAGGTGATTTTCCACCATGCAGGTTATTTTTGCGCGGTCGGCTGGCGGTTTGTCACGTGCGCGATTTGACATACTTGGCCATATTAACGCCAGCGCCTACAGGATAAACGTGAGTGAGATGGTCGTCGTCGGCAGCAACAAAAGAACGATAACGCGTATAACAAACAACAGCAAAAAGATGCGTCATAATCGCACCCCGCACATGCTGAAGGAGGGACGGCGCACATCATGAGCGCAGCGTCAACGGCCCTGGCAGCGGCGGCAGACGGCTCGTCGCAGATTCTAGTATTCAGCCTTTTTGAAGAAGGGATGTCAAGGAGAATGGACTATGGGGTCGAGGTGGGCCAGGTCCAAGAGATCGGGCTTTTGGAAAACATCAGCATGGTGCCAAACGCTCCGGCGTACGTAAAGGGAGTCATGAACCTGCGCGGCAAGATAATCACCATAATTGACGTCAAGCAGAAACTTGGCTTTCAGGCCATAAAGGAGGTCAACGCCTACACAAGAATCCTGATAGTGGGAGTGGGTTCGACACTCACAGGCCTGCTTGTGGACGAAGTGGACGAGGTCATACGCATATCCGCAAGCAACATCGAGCCAAACCCTGCCAGCGTTGCGGAAACGTCCCCGTACGTCAAGGGGATAGCCAAGATCCAAGACAGGCTTGTCGTCATACTTGACCTGAAGATGCTGCTTGGCGAGGGCAATAGCGGCGGCAGCCAGGCAACATAGAACACACATACAGGAGGGGCAAAAAAGACAAAATGTCATCAAGAAGTTCGACAAAAATCCTCGTGGTTGACGACGCTCTCTTTATGAGGACGATACTCAAAGACATACTCCAGTCCAACGGTTTTACAAACATACTTGAAGCAGGCGACGGCGC contains:
- a CDS encoding methyl-accepting chemotaxis protein produces the protein MKNPLSHSLNGRLISLFVAMSVVPLVAIAMLSFNAAQGALSNKISNELHSLAVSRAEAVEILNEMRVQQASTFAAGEKVQDLFQLYNAKEAGTGVDESQLKEASNTLLGEFSEFKEATGGNDGFYKIKMVSMKGTVFFSSDSSEVGKNLAQDATFQKAKQQPVSFVEYDADKKEGARTVLVPVTAHGGQDVIGVVYTSVPTHVASQILLNREGLGETGETYLVNSEGLMISESRFVQGAAFNQRVNTLPVTECFEKGTTVNGIYPDYRGIPVYGASACVKEAGMVLLAEYDVAEINAPITQLQNQYLLLGGPIMGAVGVAAFFISRSISRPIAVISKAAQRVSEGNLTVKMGEIRSKDEIGVLSKSFTDMVASIRELVRQAQDNSITISSTAEQMAASTEEVNASINQVSTSVQQIAKGTQDQAKRLEENNRIAEDLRTTMKGVSRSAEEVAGQAMQTGKTAQAGQTAASDAAQRMTKIHDFVSKAVSDIKGISEKSAQIASALGVINTISDKTNLLALNAAIEAARAGEAGKGFAVVADEVKRLAEGSLKASEEIAKLVDEIKTTIEASVQNIESGSKEVYEGTDIINRALSSLEAISTEALQTAKRVQEIASSTQNQVRAAENVTKLTAEVASVAEETAASAEEVSAATEQQTASMQEVTNAAQELAKIAEKSQGLITKFKTDHADDEQQEKEEKKATASSVPAASAAEETAKSGGRKPLKLKAPFVVKKEGQKPMLGQIKVLHGRGGDKEEEEAVN
- a CDS encoding TrmB family transcriptional regulator, giving the protein MSLENVTKRFVDLGLSEEEAAVLRDLYLAGESKAGDLARSSGLARIKVYRILDRLQEMSIVESTMGRPVIFSAIPPDSAIERLIEHAARKLETMQVAREEVMKELARFKLQARPQIEAKYRIIQGKQQIYPWIAKMAASAGTEILAYIEREDLRKIYYTDVLEELSKARKRGVKVRILTDVDYSLAATVKDYAGYADIRHTRIPGMSILLVIDESELVVSATTRAEGASDVALWMNGKNFVAGIKGLLGESWENAISAQTRINIMKEGGKALQDILIVRGTQSIGEFYKGMLSRAKKKVLHVSVPYDTEFFGPLASDALAWAGRKVDMQVLTAIDNSSLGDVKDLGGNKCKVRHIDAKAGVNITIVDGEEVMLTPAAGGAKSRSQSAIWSNVRDYVEHYRIMFDNLWSSSSTEMADRIALVEAQAKAEEMALQMRRTLESAGFKIQKAIKGTSGLVHEFSIVAAAGEHDAAAAAVVVDIAGIEKPDLQTAVIGFVVKCMDIKADHKLLVTLFDPAQVQAPARSLNSDITIASAQDAEKTLRKMLGMKQQPKQQQITTTALID
- a CDS encoding chemotaxis protein CheW, whose product is MSAASTALAAAADGSSQILVFSLFEEGMSRRMDYGVEVGQVQEIGLLENISMVPNAPAYVKGVMNLRGKIITIIDVKQKLGFQAIKEVNAYTRILIVGVGSTLTGLLVDEVDEVIRISASNIEPNPASVAETSPYVKGIAKIQDRLVVILDLKMLLGEGNSGGSQAT
- a CDS encoding methyl-accepting chemotaxis protein translates to MHVEHAQENTRDNSSLETVAKLSEMLSSKTETAINEIDHINGETQVLAINALIEASRAGEAGKAFSVVAEEMSRLSRKIVDTTDKLRKESRGTISELKNLIKMQATNIRGVRLSDLALTNIDLIDRNLYERSCDVRWWAKDASMVAALSEKTQEGRDMASTRLGVILDAYTVYFDLVLCDIDGNVIANGRPQQFRSQGTNQRNAAWFESAMSTASNDQFGFQAVHRSPLVNDQMAVIFSCCVRENCQSNGKVLGVLGTVFNWEALAQEIVNKTPLSREEKANSRVCIVDGKGTVLADTDGKVLEDSIHFAGDAEVYGTSKGFVMKKYNDNDSCIAYAASTGYETYSSGWHSIVIQKLNSR